The following coding sequences lie in one Haladaptatus sp. DJG-WS-42 genomic window:
- the glmU gene encoding bifunctional sugar-1-phosphate nucleotidylyltransferase/acetyltransferase, with protein sequence MQAVILAAGEGTRMRPLTTSTPKPMLPVGDRPLSAHTADAAVEAGADELIFVVGYEAKAVRDYYGDEYRGVPVSFAVQEEQNGTADAVRAAQKHIDGDFTVLNGDNLYDKEGIKALFDEAPAIAAFRVPEPSNYGVLSTDDGRVTEIVEKPENPPTDLANAGSYAFPAEARDWLDDVELSERGEYEITDVVARVIESYDVTPVEVTRWLDVGRPWELLEANEWKLSELERDIQGEVLGDADLRGDVVVEEGAVIEPGVVVEGPVLIKSGAHVGPNAYIRGATLISENCHIGQSVEIKNSVVMHDTNVPHLNYLGDSLLAPDVNLGAGTKVANLRHDDADVKMTVKGERTSTGRRKFGIVAGDGAKTAINTSLNAGVVLSPGATTTPGESVLRDR encoded by the coding sequence ATGCAAGCAGTCATTCTTGCCGCCGGAGAGGGGACGCGGATGCGGCCGCTCACCACCTCCACCCCGAAACCGATGTTGCCCGTTGGCGACCGACCGCTCTCAGCACACACCGCAGACGCCGCCGTCGAGGCAGGCGCAGATGAACTCATCTTCGTCGTCGGCTACGAAGCCAAAGCAGTGCGCGACTACTACGGCGACGAGTACCGCGGCGTCCCTGTCAGTTTCGCCGTCCAAGAAGAACAAAATGGCACCGCAGACGCCGTTCGCGCAGCACAGAAACACATCGATGGCGACTTCACCGTCCTCAACGGCGACAACCTCTACGACAAGGAGGGCATCAAGGCGCTGTTCGATGAGGCTCCCGCAATCGCCGCCTTCCGCGTGCCAGAACCGTCTAACTACGGCGTCCTCTCGACCGACGACGGTCGGGTGACAGAGATTGTCGAGAAACCAGAGAACCCACCCACCGACCTCGCAAATGCGGGTTCGTACGCCTTCCCCGCCGAAGCCCGCGACTGGCTCGACGACGTCGAACTCTCTGAGCGCGGCGAGTACGAGATTACGGACGTGGTCGCTCGCGTCATCGAGAGCTACGACGTGACGCCAGTCGAGGTCACGCGCTGGCTCGACGTGGGCCGCCCGTGGGAGCTGCTCGAAGCGAACGAGTGGAAACTCTCCGAACTCGAACGCGACATTCAGGGCGAGGTGCTCGGCGATGCAGACCTGCGCGGCGATGTTGTGGTCGAAGAGGGCGCAGTTATCGAACCCGGCGTCGTGGTCGAAGGACCGGTGCTCATCAAATCGGGGGCACACGTCGGGCCGAACGCCTACATCCGCGGGGCGACGCTCATCAGTGAGAACTGTCATATTGGGCAGAGCGTCGAAATCAAAAACAGCGTCGTGATGCACGACACGAACGTCCCGCACCTGAACTACCTCGGTGACAGCCTCCTCGCGCCGGACGTAAACCTCGGGGCGGGCACGAAGGTCGCAAACCTCCGCCACGACGACGCGGACGTGAAGATGACGGTCAAAGGCGAGCGCACCTCGACGGGCCGCCGCAAGTTCGGCATTGTCGCCGGAGACGGCGCGAAAACTGCCATCAACACGAGTCTCAACGCCGGGGTCGTGCTCTCACCGGGGGCGACGACCACGCCCGGCGAGTCCGTCCTCCGCGACCGGTAA
- a CDS encoding Tat pathway signal protein, translating into MARKTRGISRRAFVKSAVAIGGAAALSACLDREGNPDVPSGPEDLSSYPTRQHAWNDSLMTSDVGNVMAPKHHLLLPFNYTGDTPTAAERETVEATLQSLEHAYERSHNGLLFTMGYSPAYFDRFDESLPDSVDLPQPKALSSFEEPELEDYDAIIHLASDYGHVVLAAEEALMGDQEALNGHEMAASFDGIFEKAGRRTGFVGEGLPAEHQDVDGIPEGNPVPEDSPLYMGFKSGFKDNQATEDRVTIQDSPFAGGSTQHVSRIRLRLDDWYGEQNHEERVAEMFCPFHAEEGLVEGAGHTLGTDSRVAGECADRIDEDARTYGRVGHSQKMASVRENDKPIILRRDFDSTDDGEAGVHFVSLHRGIGDFEKTREAMNGEKQVEASPAIKQRVNNGILEYMFVKHRANYLLPPRAHRALPSPAP; encoded by the coding sequence ATGGCCCGCAAAACCCGTGGCATATCGCGTCGAGCGTTCGTCAAAAGCGCCGTCGCGATTGGCGGTGCCGCTGCCTTATCAGCCTGCCTCGACCGCGAAGGCAACCCCGACGTGCCAAGTGGTCCCGAAGACCTCTCGTCGTATCCGACCCGCCAACACGCGTGGAACGACTCGCTCATGACCAGTGACGTGGGCAACGTCATGGCGCCGAAACACCACCTTCTCCTTCCGTTCAACTACACGGGCGACACGCCGACAGCAGCAGAACGAGAAACCGTCGAGGCCACGCTTCAGAGCCTCGAACACGCCTACGAACGCAGCCACAACGGCCTGCTGTTCACGATGGGCTATTCGCCCGCGTACTTCGACCGATTTGACGAGTCGCTCCCGGACTCGGTTGACCTGCCACAGCCCAAAGCGCTGTCATCGTTCGAGGAACCGGAACTCGAAGACTATGACGCCATCATTCATCTCGCAAGCGACTACGGCCACGTCGTCCTCGCCGCAGAAGAGGCACTGATGGGCGACCAAGAGGCGTTGAACGGCCACGAGATGGCTGCAAGCTTCGACGGCATCTTCGAAAAAGCCGGGCGACGCACCGGATTCGTCGGTGAAGGCCTGCCAGCCGAACACCAGGACGTAGACGGCATTCCCGAGGGCAACCCCGTGCCTGAAGACTCCCCACTCTACATGGGATTCAAGTCCGGATTCAAAGACAACCAGGCCACAGAAGACCGCGTGACGATTCAAGACAGCCCTTTCGCGGGCGGGAGCACCCAACACGTCTCGCGCATTCGTCTCCGCCTTGACGATTGGTACGGCGAACAGAACCACGAAGAGCGCGTCGCAGAGATGTTCTGTCCGTTCCACGCAGAGGAAGGCCTCGTCGAAGGCGCAGGCCACACCCTCGGCACGGACTCGCGGGTAGCGGGCGAGTGCGCAGACCGGATTGACGAAGACGCACGAACCTACGGCCGTGTTGGTCACTCACAGAAAATGGCGAGCGTGCGAGAGAACGACAAACCAATCATCCTTCGACGGGACTTCGACTCAACCGACGACGGCGAGGCTGGCGTCCACTTCGTCTCGCTTCACCGCGGAATTGGCGATTTCGAGAAGACGAGAGAGGCGATGAACGGTGAAAAACAAGTCGAAGCGAGCCCCGCTATCAAACAGCGCGTGAACAACGGCATCCTCGAATATATGTTCGTCAAACACCGGGCGAACTACTTGCTCCCACCGCGCGCCCACCGCGCGCTCCCCTCACCCGCACCCTGA
- a CDS encoding metal-dependent hydrolase, protein MMATTHALVGAMVAAVTLFLAPEYTPVAVTAGIAGGVFPDLDLYWGHRQTLHYPVYFSIAAVGATLGAVYVPSILTVALAFFLLAAAIHSVMDIFGGGLELKPWQGGSDRAVYNHFHGVWLVPRRWVRYDGAPEDLLLAGVMGLPALWLYDGVIDHVILGALVVSIGYALVRKQMVYLAERLIPQVPDQYLDRIPERFIRDFSR, encoded by the coding sequence ATGATGGCAACGACCCACGCGCTTGTGGGCGCGATGGTGGCCGCTGTCACGCTGTTTCTCGCACCTGAGTACACACCAGTTGCAGTCACGGCGGGCATCGCTGGCGGTGTTTTCCCGGACTTGGACTTGTACTGGGGACACAGACAGACCCTGCATTACCCGGTGTACTTCTCGATTGCGGCAGTCGGTGCCACACTCGGTGCCGTGTACGTGCCCTCGATACTGACGGTTGCGCTCGCGTTCTTCCTGCTCGCCGCCGCAATCCACTCGGTGATGGATATTTTCGGCGGCGGGCTCGAACTCAAACCGTGGCAAGGCGGTTCAGACCGCGCGGTGTACAACCACTTTCACGGCGTGTGGCTGGTTCCACGCCGGTGGGTTCGCTACGACGGTGCGCCAGAAGACCTGCTTCTCGCGGGTGTGATGGGCCTCCCAGCACTCTGGCTCTACGACGGCGTCATAGACCACGTCATCCTCGGCGCGCTCGTCGTCTCGATTGGGTACGCGCTCGTGAGAAAACAAATGGTGTATCTGGCAGAGCGCCTCATTCCACAGGTCCCAGACCAGTACTTAGACCGCATCCCAGAGCGGTTTATCCGGGACTTTTCGCGATAG
- a CDS encoding DsrE family protein, whose translation MERRHFVTAAGVLFLAGCTSGGASSTDEPTDSQTTDATATTDQQTDEPTETTTTEEPLDMSTVFHLQSDGAENERKALNNVANLQGDETVDVDDIVLVANSKAVNALTTEGSDYPDRIKQLQNEQQVTFCACQNSMDAIGIAEQDLLEGVKIVPSGVGEFTRLQAMGYAYIKVA comes from the coding sequence ATGGAACGCAGACATTTTGTAACCGCTGCAGGCGTGCTGTTTCTCGCGGGCTGTACCAGTGGCGGAGCGTCGAGTACCGACGAACCCACAGACAGCCAGACGACCGACGCGACCGCGACGACTGACCAGCAGACAGACGAACCAACAGAAACCACGACGACCGAAGAACCCCTTGACATGAGTACTGTCTTCCACCTCCAGAGCGATGGCGCAGAGAACGAACGAAAAGCCCTCAACAACGTCGCAAACCTCCAGGGAGACGAAACCGTGGACGTAGACGACATCGTCCTCGTTGCGAACAGCAAGGCTGTAAACGCTCTCACGACGGAAGGTTCTGACTACCCAGACCGAATCAAACAGCTTCAAAACGAGCAGCAAGTCACATTTTGTGCCTGTCAGAACTCAATGGACGCCATCGGCATCGCGGAACAAGACCTCTTAGAGGGTGTCAAAATCGTGCCTTCCGGGGTTGGCGAGTTTACGCGACTGCAGGCGATGGGCTACGCCTACATTAAGGTCGCCTAA
- a CDS encoding PadR family transcriptional regulator has protein sequence MNDLTGFQRDLLYVISGHDKPHGLAIKEEVEAYYEKEIHHGRLYPNLDTLVDKGFVEKGELDRRTNYYDLSEKGRRAFEEREQWKAQYVTPSE, from the coding sequence ATGAACGACTTGACGGGATTCCAGCGGGACCTCCTGTACGTCATCAGCGGTCACGACAAACCACACGGCCTCGCCATCAAAGAAGAGGTCGAAGCCTACTACGAAAAGGAGATTCACCACGGGCGACTCTACCCGAACCTCGACACCCTCGTTGACAAGGGCTTCGTCGAGAAAGGTGAACTCGACCGCCGGACAAACTACTACGACCTGAGCGAGAAGGGACGGCGTGCGTTCGAAGAGCGCGAGCAGTGGAAAGCGCAGTACGTAACCCCCTCTGAGTAA
- a CDS encoding DsrE family protein: MNTVFHFSVGGEAAYGTVLSNIENLLADTTVPDRSVVCVTNGDGVFLLRHGEPHADRIATLHERGVSFRVCSNSLKSRSLGAADLHPAAEMVPSGGGELTRLQAAGYAYIKTP; the protein is encoded by the coding sequence ATGAACACTGTCTTTCATTTCTCCGTCGGTGGCGAAGCCGCGTATGGGACCGTCCTCTCCAACATCGAAAACTTACTCGCAGACACCACCGTCCCGGATAGGTCAGTCGTGTGCGTCACGAACGGCGACGGCGTCTTTCTCCTCAGACACGGTGAGCCACACGCAGACCGAATTGCCACACTCCACGAACGCGGCGTCTCGTTTCGCGTCTGCTCGAACTCGCTCAAGAGCCGTTCGCTCGGCGCAGCAGACCTCCACCCCGCCGCAGAGATGGTCCCCTCTGGCGGTGGTGAGCTAACCCGGTTGCAAGCGGCTGGCTACGCCTATATAAAGACGCCGTGA
- a CDS encoding DUF1427 family protein — MDTVIVMLALATGFATGALFSFLQIPIPAPPNLAGIAGIVGIYVGFKLIEQLDVGYNLLSALGL; from the coding sequence ATGGATACCGTAATCGTCATGCTTGCACTCGCAACCGGTTTTGCGACCGGTGCGCTGTTTAGCTTTTTACAGATTCCAATTCCCGCGCCACCGAACCTCGCCGGAATCGCGGGCATCGTCGGCATCTACGTTGGTTTCAAGCTCATCGAACAGCTCGACGTTGGATACAACCTCCTTTCTGCGCTCGGCCTCTGA
- a CDS encoding type II CAAX endopeptidase family protein encodes MTAPTQQARPFSTVALALVVAAAGLVVGVALSLGTILLLSFAGFELAATHLIVISLVMTQGIAFGGVALGYLKLRDLPSSFIGARIPTLRDLGWVVGGYVTAIVAIILAGLFVFFTGVQTSSNQAAELGIQNPEVLLVLIPASFILIGPGEELLFRGIVQGTIRRVLGPVPGVILASAVFAAIHFVALTGGISGRLVSITILFFPALVFGAAYERTGNIVVPSLIHGLYNATLFSLLYVSIQMGQTGVL; translated from the coding sequence ATGACCGCTCCGACACAGCAGGCTCGCCCGTTTTCGACGGTGGCACTCGCCCTCGTCGTTGCGGCTGCCGGGCTTGTGGTTGGTGTTGCCCTCTCGCTTGGAACAATTCTCCTCCTTTCTTTCGCGGGGTTCGAACTTGCGGCAACCCATCTCATCGTCATCTCGCTCGTGATGACGCAAGGAATCGCCTTTGGCGGCGTTGCGCTTGGCTATCTCAAACTGCGTGACCTGCCATCGTCGTTCATCGGCGCACGAATCCCAACGCTCAGAGACCTTGGATGGGTCGTCGGTGGCTACGTCACCGCAATCGTCGCCATCATCCTCGCCGGGTTGTTCGTCTTTTTCACCGGCGTCCAAACCTCCTCGAATCAGGCCGCAGAGCTCGGGATTCAGAATCCGGAAGTCCTGTTGGTGTTGATTCCAGCTTCGTTCATTCTCATCGGGCCCGGTGAAGAGCTGCTCTTCCGAGGAATCGTCCAAGGAACCATTCGCCGCGTGCTCGGTCCCGTTCCGGGCGTCATACTCGCGAGTGCGGTGTTCGCCGCCATACATTTCGTCGCGCTCACTGGCGGCATTAGCGGCCGACTCGTGAGCATCACGATTCTGTTCTTCCCGGCGCTCGTCTTCGGTGCAGCGTACGAGCGAACTGGGAACATTGTGGTCCCTTCGCTGATTCACGGCCTCTACAACGCCACGCTGTTCTCGCTGTTGTACGTCTCTATCCAGATGGGGCAAACTGGGGTGCTGTAG
- a CDS encoding GNAT family N-acetyltransferase, which produces MELGVPEMEAVETLADLWVELATGQLAYGSHLFAAANRDTIRAALMRFIVADKLIVARENDSIIGFVMFDVEDGMYQQDVTRGIVMNIYVEPSFRGQGIGSELLAAAEEQLRDAGAETVALDVMAANTDAIRFYERHGYHSHRVELEKHIESDNHSKEKE; this is translated from the coding sequence ATGGAACTCGGGGTTCCGGAAATGGAAGCGGTCGAGACGCTTGCTGACCTCTGGGTCGAACTCGCTACCGGTCAGCTCGCATACGGGTCCCACCTCTTTGCTGCGGCAAACCGGGACACCATCCGCGCAGCACTCATGCGCTTTATCGTCGCGGACAAACTCATCGTCGCACGTGAAAACGACTCAATCATCGGCTTCGTCATGTTCGACGTTGAAGACGGGATGTACCAGCAGGACGTGACCCGGGGCATCGTGATGAATATTTACGTCGAACCAAGCTTCCGCGGACAGGGCATTGGCTCGGAACTCCTCGCCGCAGCAGAAGAGCAGTTACGCGACGCAGGCGCAGAGACGGTCGCACTCGACGTGATGGCCGCAAACACCGACGCAATCCGGTTCTACGAGCGCCACGGCTACCACTCCCATCGCGTCGAACTCGAGAAGCACATCGAAAGCGATAATCACTCAAAGGAGAAGGAATAA
- a CDS encoding phosphoglycerate kinase, with translation MIPTLDDLSVDGTTIGVRVDVNSPLADDGSLADDARILAHVDTLAELLSRGGRVAILAHQGRPGGSSFSGLSPHADRLDELLDFPVSYCDGNFSKEARDAIGELENGEAVLLENTRFYSEEYMEFDPEVAGQTALVDRLVPVLDAYVNDAFAAAHRSQPSLVGFPTRLPAYAGRVMEREIDILGDIESAPTPRVYAVGGAKVNDSIDVAESVLERGLADTVLTTGVVGNVFLIAKGVDLGKASSEFILDEGYWDEVDRAGRLLDAYGDKIILPRDVAVDRDGERAEISIADLPAAPDEPALDIGSRTVDLYGDIMANAGTVILNGPAGVFEMEQFAVGTKGLYNAATKAENSIVGGGDTAAALRRLGIEGFTHVSTGGGAALKMLTGESLPAIEVLRI, from the coding sequence ATGATTCCGACCCTCGACGACCTCTCCGTGGACGGAACCACGATTGGGGTGCGCGTCGACGTCAACAGTCCGCTTGCCGACGATGGCTCGCTCGCAGACGATGCACGCATCCTCGCGCACGTAGACACACTTGCAGAACTCCTCTCTCGCGGCGGGCGCGTCGCCATCCTTGCCCACCAAGGTCGGCCGGGTGGGTCCTCTTTTTCCGGGCTTTCTCCTCATGCAGACCGACTCGACGAACTTCTCGACTTTCCCGTCTCGTATTGCGATGGGAACTTCTCGAAAGAAGCGCGCGACGCCATTGGCGAACTCGAAAACGGCGAGGCCGTCCTCTTAGAGAACACCCGCTTTTACAGCGAGGAGTACATGGAGTTTGACCCCGAGGTCGCCGGGCAGACCGCACTCGTCGACCGCCTCGTCCCCGTGCTCGACGCATACGTGAATGACGCGTTCGCCGCCGCCCACCGCTCACAGCCCTCGCTCGTCGGGTTCCCGACTCGCCTTCCCGCTTACGCTGGTCGGGTGATGGAGCGCGAAATCGACATCCTTGGCGACATCGAGAGTGCACCCACGCCGCGGGTCTACGCCGTGGGTGGCGCGAAGGTCAACGACTCGATTGACGTCGCAGAGAGCGTTTTAGAACGCGGGCTTGCGGACACCGTCCTCACTACGGGGGTCGTCGGAAACGTCTTTCTCATCGCAAAGGGTGTCGATCTCGGCAAGGCGAGTTCTGAGTTCATCTTAGACGAGGGCTACTGGGACGAAGTCGACCGCGCAGGCCGGTTGCTCGACGCCTACGGCGATAAAATCATCCTCCCCCGAGACGTGGCCGTCGACCGAGACGGCGAGCGTGCAGAGATTTCGATTGCAGACCTGCCCGCCGCACCCGACGAACCAGCCCTCGACATCGGCTCGCGCACGGTCGACCTCTATGGAGACATCATGGCGAACGCGGGCACCGTGATTCTGAACGGTCCTGCTGGTGTCTTCGAGATGGAGCAGTTCGCCGTTGGGACGAAGGGGCTCTACAACGCGGCGACGAAGGCCGAAAACAGCATCGTCGGTGGCGGTGACACCGCCGCAGCGCTCAGACGCCTTGGCATCGAGGGCTTTACCCACGTGAGTACGGGCGGCGGCGCGGCGCTCAAGATGCTCACCGGCGAGTCGCTCCCCGCCATCGAGGTTCTGCGCATCTGA
- a CDS encoding branched-chain amino acid ABC transporter permease produces MGIAETYTRGRRFVIEQPLALLVGFVVVLMIIDLLDGLSTGRIQFSRIGTLVWDGLMQGLVIGLAGIGLSMTYSILNFANFAHGDYITSGAFAGWATTYLVAGLGRADVGSLLLVGASGSVFGGQLGIGITETPLAIILGMVVAGVAAVGLSLFIDRFVYRPMRAEEGIALLITSIGVAFAIRYLILFVFGSDVRGTTDAGGVPEVAPYFVDGAIRISMHDVTLVVASVGLMLGVHLLLQRSKLGKAMRAMADNKDLARITGIPTEEVIRATWIIGGALTGVAGYMFILWKGTISFNDGWLLLLLIFAAVILGGIGSVYGAIAGGLVIGLAASVSVVWIPSEFARASAFIVMILILLFKPSGLFSGRATA; encoded by the coding sequence ATGGGTATAGCAGAAACTTACACGCGTGGGCGGCGGTTTGTCATAGAGCAACCGCTCGCGCTCCTGGTAGGATTCGTCGTTGTCTTGATGATTATCGACTTGCTTGATGGTCTCTCGACAGGACGAATCCAATTTTCGCGGATCGGGACCCTCGTATGGGATGGTCTCATGCAGGGTCTCGTCATCGGGCTTGCCGGTATCGGCCTCTCGATGACGTATAGTATTTTGAACTTCGCAAACTTCGCACACGGCGATTACATCACGAGCGGCGCGTTCGCTGGCTGGGCAACGACGTACCTCGTCGCCGGGCTTGGCCGTGCAGACGTCGGGTCGTTACTTCTCGTCGGTGCGAGCGGCTCTGTGTTCGGTGGTCAACTCGGCATTGGCATCACCGAAACGCCGCTTGCCATCATTCTCGGGATGGTTGTGGCGGGCGTGGCTGCGGTCGGATTGTCGCTGTTCATCGACCGCTTCGTCTACCGGCCGATGCGGGCAGAAGAGGGCATTGCCTTGCTCATCACGAGCATTGGTGTGGCGTTCGCTATTCGCTACCTCATCCTGTTCGTCTTCGGCTCTGACGTGCGCGGAACGACCGACGCAGGCGGCGTCCCAGAGGTCGCACCGTACTTCGTCGATGGCGCGATCAGAATCAGTATGCACGACGTGACCCTCGTGGTCGCAAGCGTCGGGCTGATGCTCGGCGTCCACCTCCTGCTCCAGCGCTCGAAGCTCGGAAAGGCAATGCGTGCGATGGCTGACAATAAAGACCTCGCACGGATTACTGGTATTCCAACCGAAGAAGTTATTCGGGCAACCTGGATTATCGGCGGCGCACTCACCGGCGTTGCTGGCTACATGTTCATCCTCTGGAAGGGGACGATTAGCTTCAACGACGGCTGGTTGCTCCTCTTGCTCATCTTCGCCGCGGTCATCCTCGGCGGGATTGGCTCTGTGTACGGCGCAATCGCTGGCGGCCTCGTGATTGGCCTCGCGGCCTCCGTGTCCGTCGTCTGGATTCCGTCCGAGTTCGCCCGGGCATCCGCGTTCATCGTGATGATTCTCATCTTGCTGTTCAAGCCAAGTGGGCTGTTCAGCGGGAGGGCAACCGCATGA
- a CDS encoding branched-chain amino acid ABC transporter permease → MSAKEMLENERSALAELWERDIVKVAAVFGALYFAYIIAGLALGFEVRGQINAVAQLTFYIGVFSLLALALNLHWGYTGLFNIGIAGFMAVGIYTMAMVSKPIATEGGAASVGGLGLPIWVGIIAGMAAAALLGFIVALPALKLRADYLAIVTIAFSEIVRFGYLSGTFQNITIFGYETGTGGGSGLILNFKDPLQALLETLFLWDAYLGVVSAFTVVVPENPKPVVDGLAYGILLLVFVGLFYWLLQRTGESPFGRVLKAIREDEDAANALGKNTNRFKIKSFMLGCALMGLAGILWLMSTGAVTPNFFLPRITFYVWIALIIGGAGSNTGSVLGGAVFAAVLFQGPLYVKNLLDTALDIPSRGPADFGQAIGPLFSSLDPMPFIIFTLNSINTLQLVFMGLVLIWLMHNRPEGMLGHRKEIAASIDLGRPETTKKPTATDGGDDQ, encoded by the coding sequence ATGAGCGCAAAAGAGATGCTCGAAAACGAGCGGTCTGCACTTGCAGAACTCTGGGAGCGAGACATCGTCAAAGTCGCTGCTGTCTTCGGTGCGCTTTATTTCGCCTACATCATCGCCGGACTGGCGCTCGGCTTCGAAGTACGCGGGCAGATTAACGCCGTTGCACAACTCACGTTCTACATCGGCGTCTTCTCGCTGTTGGCACTCGCACTCAACCTCCATTGGGGGTACACGGGCCTGTTCAACATCGGGATTGCTGGCTTCATGGCCGTCGGGATTTACACGATGGCGATGGTCTCGAAACCAATCGCCACAGAGGGCGGTGCGGCCTCGGTGGGCGGCCTCGGGCTTCCCATCTGGGTTGGCATCATCGCCGGGATGGCCGCAGCGGCGTTGCTCGGCTTCATCGTGGCGTTGCCCGCGCTGAAATTGCGCGCTGACTATCTCGCAATCGTGACGATTGCCTTCTCTGAAATCGTCAGATTCGGCTACCTCTCTGGAACGTTCCAGAACATCACTATCTTCGGCTACGAAACTGGGACGGGCGGCGGCAGTGGTCTGATTCTCAACTTCAAAGACCCACTCCAAGCCCTCCTCGAAACGCTGTTCCTCTGGGATGCATATCTCGGCGTCGTGAGCGCGTTTACGGTTGTTGTGCCGGAGAATCCAAAACCAGTGGTCGATGGCCTCGCCTACGGGATACTGTTGCTCGTCTTCGTCGGGCTGTTCTACTGGTTGTTACAACGCACCGGCGAATCGCCGTTCGGGCGCGTGCTCAAAGCGATTCGTGAAGACGAAGACGCCGCAAACGCACTCGGCAAGAACACGAACCGGTTTAAAATCAAGTCCTTCATGCTCGGTTGTGCGCTGATGGGGCTTGCGGGCATTCTCTGGCTGATGAGTACGGGTGCTGTGACGCCCAACTTCTTCCTGCCACGCATCACGTTCTACGTGTGGATTGCCCTCATCATCGGCGGTGCTGGCTCGAACACCGGCAGTGTGCTCGGCGGCGCAGTGTTCGCTGCGGTGTTGTTCCAGGGGCCACTCTATGTGAAGAACCTGCTCGATACCGCACTCGACATCCCATCGCGCGGCCCGGCCGACTTCGGCCAAGCAATCGGGCCGCTGTTTTCGAGTCTCGACCCGATGCCGTTCATCATCTTCACGCTGAACAGCATCAACACACTCCAGCTCGTGTTCATGGGCCTCGTGCTCATCTGGCTGATGCACAACCGTCCAGAAGGCATGCTCGGCCACCGCAAGGAGATTGCGGCGAGCATCGACCTCGGGCGGCCTGAAACGACCAAGAAGCCAACGGCAACCGACGGCGGTGACGACCAATGA
- a CDS encoding ABC transporter ATP-binding protein, which translates to MSDTEQVAQTTVSGPDLTEYPLEVEGLYKSFGGIQAVNGATFKVERGTMTGLIGPNGAGKSTTFNLIMGTHKPDAGTVQFNGHNITGHPAHEIANSGLVRTFQIARELADMTVLENMMLAPKHQKGEALWRSVVPFARNDVVMQEQELLDRAWGMLEFFEIDHLAEEYAGNLSGGQRKLLEMARALLTDPDMLLLDEPFAGVNPSLEKRLLKHIHELREEGYTFLIVEHDIDLIMNNTSHVIVMHQGKVLTEGPPQEVKANEDVIEAYLGGTV; encoded by the coding sequence ATGAGCGATACAGAACAGGTAGCGCAAACGACGGTCAGTGGTCCAGACCTCACCGAATACCCCCTCGAAGTCGAGGGACTCTACAAATCCTTCGGCGGGATTCAGGCAGTAAACGGAGCGACGTTCAAAGTCGAACGTGGCACCATGACGGGGCTCATCGGCCCGAACGGGGCCGGGAAATCCACCACGTTCAACCTCATCATGGGGACGCACAAGCCCGACGCGGGCACTGTGCAGTTCAACGGTCACAACATCACCGGCCACCCGGCCCACGAGATCGCGAACAGCGGCCTCGTGCGCACTTTCCAGATCGCGCGTGAACTCGCAGACATGACCGTCTTAGAGAACATGATGCTCGCCCCGAAACACCAGAAGGGCGAGGCACTCTGGCGGTCGGTCGTCCCGTTCGCCCGCAACGACGTGGTCATGCAGGAACAGGAACTGCTTGACCGCGCGTGGGGCATGCTCGAATTCTTCGAAATCGACCACCTCGCAGAGGAGTACGCGGGCAACCTCTCTGGAGGCCAGCGCAAACTGCTCGAAATGGCACGCGCGTTGCTCACCGACCCCGACATGCTCCTCCTCGACGAGCCGTTCGCGGGAGTCAACCCGTCGCTCGAAAAGCGGCTGTTGAAACACATCCACGAACTGCGCGAAGAGGGCTACACGTTCCTGATTGTCGAACACGACATCGACCTCATCATGAACAACACCTCGCACGTCATCGTGATGCACCAAGGAAAGGTGCTGACCGAAGGCCCACCGCAGGAGGTCAAGGCAAACGAGGACGTCATCGAAGCGTACCTCGGGGGGACGGTATGA